In a single window of the Candidatus Palauibacter scopulicola genome:
- a CDS encoding oxidoreductase — protein MGKVMLVTGASAGIGREAAILLARKGHTVYAGARRRDRLQALAEHGIAPVEMDVTKEGDNERAVRRIIEDEGRIDVLINNAGFGLYGPVEDIPLDDARYQFEVNLFGLAHLTQLVLPHMRAQRTGRIINVSSVVGKIFVPFGAWYVATKHALEGWSDCLRLETAPFNIQVVLVEPGAIKTEFFDVTRARLNEYYDGTAYKAQFEPFFRMFDDPKARDRSTAALVLAEVLLEAATTPNPRRRYVKGSMAWPALFIRKWLGDGPYEFLLRRAFR, from the coding sequence ATGGGCAAGGTGATGCTGGTCACCGGAGCATCCGCCGGCATCGGGCGGGAAGCCGCGATCCTCCTGGCTCGGAAGGGTCACACCGTGTACGCCGGCGCCCGGCGTCGGGACCGCCTGCAGGCACTGGCCGAGCACGGCATCGCGCCCGTGGAGATGGATGTCACGAAGGAGGGCGACAATGAGCGGGCCGTGCGCCGGATCATCGAGGACGAGGGGCGCATCGATGTCCTCATCAACAACGCCGGCTTCGGCCTCTACGGCCCCGTCGAGGACATCCCGCTCGACGACGCGCGGTACCAGTTCGAGGTGAACCTGTTCGGCCTCGCCCACCTCACCCAGCTCGTCCTGCCGCATATGAGAGCGCAGCGCACGGGCCGGATCATCAACGTCTCATCCGTGGTGGGGAAGATCTTCGTGCCTTTCGGCGCCTGGTACGTAGCCACCAAACACGCGCTGGAAGGCTGGTCCGACTGCCTCCGCCTCGAGACCGCTCCGTTCAACATCCAGGTCGTCCTCGTCGAACCGGGCGCGATCAAGACCGAGTTCTTCGACGTGACCCGAGCGCGGCTGAACGAGTACTACGACGGCACCGCGTACAAGGCGCAGTTCGAACCGTTCTTCAGGATGTTCGATGATCCGAAGGCAAGGGACCGCAGCACCGCGGCCCTCGTGCTCGCCGAGGTGCTGCTCGAGGCCGCCACCACCCCCAATCCACGCCGCAGATACGTCAAGGGCTCCATGGCATGGCCCGCGCTCTTCATCAGGAAGTGGCTCGGCGACGGGCCCTACGAATTCCTGCTGCGCCGAGCCTTCCGCTGA